The nucleotide window TAAATCGGATCCTGGCAACGCCACGTGGACCGACCGCAGACCACACGACGCGGCGGCGTCCAGATCCGCAACACTTGCGCGACACCAACCGGTGATTCGGCAAGGCAAATTCATGTCCAACGTTTGACGAATTACAGCTTGTTCGTCATCGCCGATGACGGGACAACCGACTTCGATTTCGTCGACGCCGATCTCGGCCAAAGCGTTCGCGATGGCCAGCCGATCTTGTGCGGAAAAAATGATGCCGGGCGATTGGGCGGCGTCACGCAGCGTGGTGTCGACCAGGTGAACGGATCGCTGCGATGAAGTTGCCGTGGGCGAGGGTTGATTGCATGAAGCCGACACGGTGACTATTCCGCAAGCAAGGCTTCGGCCGGACGTTCGTCTTCCAACGCGTCCAAGATTTCGTCGATCTTGTCTTCGTCGACTTCGCTGTACCACCAACCTTCGGGATAGACGACCAACAATGGGCCTTTGCCACAGCGTTTGAAACAACTGGTGGTCGATACCATCGCATCGATGCCACGATCGATGATTTCGTCTTCCAAGTACTGTGGCAACCCCGCAGCACCTTTTCGATGGCAGACGCCTTTGGGTTCGCCGTTGGTGCGATAGCTGTTGCAAATCATCAAATGAAAACGACTGGTGTCCATCGGCTTGCCTTTCGCAATACGCGGTGAATTGAACGGAACGAAAACAGGTCGGAAAAGGCGTGGGAATTCAATCGCATCAACCGCAACCGGTGCCCGAGCCGGGACATCCGCCACAGCCGACGCCATCGGTGTCGCAACCCGATGCCGGTGCCAGCACTCGGGCGGGCATGCGAGGTTTCTGGCCTTGATAGATCGCGTGCAAGGCATCTTCGATCATGCCTTCGGCGACCAGCACGCGGACGCCGTGTTTGGCCAACGCGACTTTGGGACTTTGCCCGGCGTTGCCACAAAGCAGAACGCTGCAGTCGTCCAGTCGAGCCGCCAGTTCGTCCCAGCGACTTTCACCCGAACCGGGCAACGGCGTGGGACGTGTTTCGATCGGGCGAAAACTGCCGTCGGGGTTGCGGCCAAAGATCCACAACTGTTCGGATTCCCCCAGGTGCTGGTTGATCAACAGGCCTTCGAACGACGTGACGGCGACATAGGGGCGATCGTCGCTGGGGACCGTTTCCGCCGACGCAGCTTCGGTCAACGCTTGCTGAACGACCTCGTCGTTGTCTTCGCCCAACATGCCGGCGGCATCGGCGCGACAGCGTTGGCAGTGTTCCATCTGGGGAACAAATTCGCCGCACCGATCGCGGATGTCGGTCATCATCGCCGCATCGGGTTCGTCCAAGTCGGCGAAGGGCGTGTCGGCCAGCGGATACAACGCCATGCAGTTGTGGTAATCGACCTCCAAGCGGCTCGCCAAACGTGCGATGTCGGGAATGTGATGGTCGTTGATCCCAGGCATGACGATGCTGTTGACCTTGACCGTCATCCCGTGAGACTTCAGCAAGTCGATCGCATCGAGTTGTTGGTCCAGTAAAGCCTCCGCCGCTTCGATACCACGCAAGACTTTTCGGCCCAGCCGAGCGAAACGATAGATCTTGGCACTAATCTGTGGATCGATCGCGTTGATGGTCAAAGTGACGTGGCTGGTTTTCAGTTCCGCCAGTTCTTCGACGTGCGGCGCGATTTCCAGGCCATTGCTGGCAACGCACAACAGCATCGACGGATGGTGCTCGCGGACCAGTCGCAACGTCCGCATCGTTTTGTCGGCGTTGGCGAACGGGTCGCCAGGTCCGGCGATGCCGACAACCGTGATCGGCGTGTCCACCAGGTCGACGACTTTGTTCAAGTACGTCAGCGATTGTTCGGGCGTCAGCAGCGTGCTGGAAACCCCCGGTCGCGATTCGTTCAAGCAATCGAACTTGCGGTTGCAAAAGTTGCATCCGACATTGCACTTCGGCGCGACGGGCAAGTGCACGCGTCCGTATTGATGTCGGGCTTCGGGATCAAAGCACGGATGGCATTGAACGCTCATGGCAATCGGCCTTGTCGGATGAGAGAAAACGCGGGAACCAAGTCAGCATTTTTGGACGTGGCATTACAGGTACGTGTATCCCATTTCGCTGATGTCTTGACGCTGTTCCAACAACGTGTTGACGATGCGATCAAACAGTTGTTGGGTGCCGCGATAGCCGACGTGCAGCATTCGCGATGCGCCAAACCGGTCGTGAACGGGTAAGCCGATGCGG belongs to Crateriforma spongiae and includes:
- a CDS encoding radical SAM protein; this translates as MSVQCHPCFDPEARHQYGRVHLPVAPKCNVGCNFCNRKFDCLNESRPGVSSTLLTPEQSLTYLNKVVDLVDTPITVVGIAGPGDPFANADKTMRTLRLVREHHPSMLLCVASNGLEIAPHVEELAELKTSHVTLTINAIDPQISAKIYRFARLGRKVLRGIEAAEALLDQQLDAIDLLKSHGMTVKVNSIVMPGINDHHIPDIARLASRLEVDYHNCMALYPLADTPFADLDEPDAAMMTDIRDRCGEFVPQMEHCQRCRADAAGMLGEDNDEVVQQALTEAASAETVPSDDRPYVAVTSFEGLLINQHLGESEQLWIFGRNPDGSFRPIETRPTPLPGSGESRWDELAARLDDCSVLLCGNAGQSPKVALAKHGVRVLVAEGMIEDALHAIYQGQKPRMPARVLAPASGCDTDGVGCGGCPGSGTGCG
- a CDS encoding (2Fe-2S) ferredoxin domain-containing protein, producing MDTSRFHLMICNSYRTNGEPKGVCHRKGAAGLPQYLEDEIIDRGIDAMVSTTSCFKRCGKGPLLVVYPEGWWYSEVDEDKIDEILDALEDERPAEALLAE